One genomic region from Spirulina subsalsa PCC 9445 encodes:
- a CDS encoding cyclic nucleotide-binding domain-containing protein encodes MLSSFERLLFLRRVSIFQELRDEFLVKLASAMDELSFPNNHTIFEQGEEGRSLYIVVSGRVRVHLGDRDLAFLEKGTFFGEMALFDAEPRSASVTTLEACDCLTLNQLQLIDAIEETPEIAVNVTRALSRRIRELNGKINSYEAQMKAANLSKA; translated from the coding sequence ATGCTAAGTAGCTTTGAACGCTTGTTGTTTTTACGTCGGGTTTCAATTTTCCAAGAATTGCGCGATGAGTTCTTGGTTAAATTGGCCTCGGCAATGGATGAACTCTCCTTTCCCAATAATCACACTATTTTTGAGCAAGGTGAAGAGGGGAGATCACTGTATATTGTGGTGTCGGGACGGGTACGGGTACATTTAGGCGATCGCGATCTAGCATTTTTGGAGAAAGGGACTTTTTTCGGCGAAATGGCACTGTTTGACGCAGAACCTCGTTCCGCCTCCGTGACAACTCTGGAAGCTTGTGATTGTCTCACCCTCAATCAACTTCAACTCATTGATGCTATTGAAGAAACCCCCGAGATTGCCGTGAATGTCACCCGCGCTTTATCCCGTCGGATTCGAGAACTCAACGGCAAAATCAACAGCTACGAAGCCCAGATGAAAGCCGCCAATTTAAGTAAAGCTTAA
- a CDS encoding DUF3226 domain-containing protein, with product MANINSKVLLVEGKQDLLVIPELMEANGIKWGTRKSPVVFIRDYEGYQNLIDPDRIATELQASGLSALGIMIDADDDPIGRWQSIRNASLKSIPDMPENLPADGLIHTTPTGIQFGIWMMPDNQMRGMLETFLTYLIPTNSETLWQFAQAATHEAKGKGAVFTDYQSDKANIYTWLAWQNPPGRQLHQAIIERILHPNHPNGQRFVTWFKDLYSL from the coding sequence ATGGCTAATATTAACTCAAAGGTTCTTCTGGTTGAGGGGAAACAGGATCTTTTGGTGATACCAGAACTCATGGAAGCCAATGGTATAAAGTGGGGAACTCGTAAAAGTCCAGTGGTTTTTATTCGTGATTATGAGGGGTATCAAAATCTTATTGATCCAGATAGAATTGCAACGGAGCTACAAGCTTCTGGACTTTCTGCACTTGGCATTATGATTGATGCTGATGATGATCCTATAGGACGTTGGCAAAGTATTAGAAACGCAAGCTTAAAAAGTATTCCTGATATGCCGGAAAATCTACCCGCAGATGGTTTAATACACACAACACCCACTGGAATTCAATTTGGAATTTGGATGATGCCTGATAACCAGATGCGTGGTATGTTGGAGACTTTCCTAACTTATCTGATTCCAACCAACAGTGAAACACTCTGGCAGTTTGCCCAAGCCGCAACTCATGAAGCTAAAGGTAAAGGTGCGGTATTTACAGATTATCAAAGTGATAAAGCTAACATTTATACTTGGTTAGCTTGGCAGAATCCTCCTGGGCGACAACTACATCAAGCCATTATAGAACGCATTCTGCATCCTAATCACCCCAATGGTCAGAGATTTGTTACTTGGTTTAAGGATTTGTATAGCTTGTAA
- a CDS encoding ribbon-helix-helix protein, CopG family has translation MATLTIRLPDDKYSRLKALAQSRGISVNKLMEELSTIALAEFDAQTRFQTLAMQGDVARGLEILARLDEHN, from the coding sequence ATGGCAACCTTAACAATTCGTTTACCCGATGACAAATATTCTCGTCTAAAAGCACTGGCTCAATCTCGTGGCATTAGTGTGAATAAACTAATGGAAGAACTCTCGACGATTGCACTGGCTGAGTTTGATGCTCAAACACGCTTTCAAACTTTGGCAATGCAGGGTGATGTGGCGAGGGGTTTAGAGATTTTGGCTCGGTTAGACGAACACAATTAG
- a CDS encoding energy transducer TonB: MWVTRLSYDLHRDGRVSNIQVLESSGFAPLDQSAIAHVQTLQRQFRPFPECYTRDTMNITHRFQLRYN, translated from the coding sequence ATTTGGGTCACGCGCTTAAGTTATGATCTCCACCGGGATGGCCGAGTGAGCAATATACAGGTGTTGGAGTCCAGTGGTTTTGCTCCTTTGGATCAATCTGCGATCGCCCATGTCCAGACCTTACAACGTCAATTCAGACCCTTTCCCGAATGTTATACCAGAGACACCATGAACATTACCCATCGCTTTCAATTGCGTTATAACTAA